The following DNA comes from Chloroflexaceae bacterium.
CGAAACGAGCGCAACGAGCCAGGGGTGTGTGGCAGGTTGCAGGTCGGCAAGCTGAAGTTGGTGACGTTTGACAACGGCCAGGATGCCCTGCGGGTTCTCCTTATCGGCGATGGAACGGAAGACATCGGCCGCCAGGGCATAGACGCGCGCGCCGGCGCGGCGCTGCTTCTCCAGCAGGTCATAGGCGAACTCGCTCTTGAGCAGATCGGGCGCGTAGCAGAAGTAGGCGATGTGCGCGCCGGCGGCCACCGCCTCGCCCACATGCCGAATGCCCTCGACGAGGAACAGCCCGGTCTCATCGCGCACCTTGCGCTGCTGCAACCGGCGCGCCTGTTTGATGTCCGGGTTGCGAGGATTAGTGAGGGTTGGAGATTTGCGATTGGAGTGTTGTGATTTTGGATTTTGGA
Coding sequences within:
- a CDS encoding RNA methyltransferase, whose amino-acid sequence is MRDETGLFLVEGIRHVGEAVAAGAHIAYFCYAPDLLKSEFAYDLLEKQRRAGARVYALAADVFRSIADKENPQGILAVVKRHQLQLADLQPATHPWLVALVSPQDPGNIGAVMRTIDAVGASGLILLDGGADPGHP